From the Synechococcus sp. Nb3U1 genome, the window TGGCCAGACGGATCCCGAGATCCTGAACGGGCCGGGCGGCAGCCTCCCAGGCTTGACAGACTGTGGCTAGAAAATCCTGGGCAGGAGGGGCGGTTTCCGGCAAGGGATCCGCTTCGGGATGGGATCCGTAGTAGCCCACGGCTGAACTGCTCACCATCACCTGCGGCTTTTGGGTAAGGGAGGCAATGGCCTGTACCAACGCCTGGGTCGTTTCCACACGGCTGCGGCGGATTTCTTTTTTCTTGGCTTCTGTCCAACGGGAGGCGGCTAGGGGTTCGCCCGCCAAATTGACGATGCCCTCATAGCCTTCGAGAGCGGTAGCCCAAGTTTCGGGTTGATAGGGATCGTATTGGAGCAGCTTGAGGTTGGCGGGATCCCCTAATGTCCGGCGGGCTGGCACAAGATTGCGGGTTAAGACCAAAACCTGATCCCCTCGCTCTAGTAGGCGAGCGACCAAGCGGCGCCCGACAAAACCACTTCCGCCCGTAATGGCAATGCGCATGATGTGGATCCCTTTGTTTGTCCCTTATTTGACCTTACTTGAGAGTTGAGAATAGACTCACCCACCCTCTAGGCTAGCGTTTTTGCAGCTTTTGCAAGGGTTGTGAGTTCAGCTCTTCTGTGAAGCCCTGGAAAGATCGCAAGCATCCTGCATCAAAATCTTCTAATTTTTTCTAATCTTTTCTGAATATCTTGAATATCTTGCTCCGCATACTTTATACAGTTTCTTGAGCGTCCTGTTCTTCCCT encodes:
- the thyD gene encoding thylakoid membrane protein ThyD, yielding MRIAITGGSGFVGRRLVARLLERGDQVLVLTRNLVPARRTLGDPANLKLLQYDPYQPETWATALEGYEGIVNLAGEPLAASRWTEAKKKEIRRSRVETTQALVQAIASLTQKPQVMVSSSAVGYYGSHPEADPLPETAPPAQDFLATVCQAWEAAARPVQDLGIRLAIVRTGIVLGPDGGALGQMLAPFQLFIGGTIGSGKQWLSWIHREDFVSLVCFLLKQGSGIFNGTAPNPVRMEEFCQTLGQVLARPSWLPVPELALELLLGEAAQVVLTGQRVLPQAALEAGFTFQYPHLKEALRQILIP